One Falco naumanni isolate bFalNau1 chromosome 13, bFalNau1.pat, whole genome shotgun sequence DNA segment encodes these proteins:
- the KIF1A gene encoding kinesin-like protein KIF1A isoform X25 has product MAGASVKVAVRVRPFNSREMSRESKCIIQMSGSTTTILNPKQPKETPKSFSFDYSYWSHTTPADINYASQKQVYRDIGEEMLQHAFEGYNVCIFAYGQTGAGKSYTMMGKQEKDQQGIIPQLCEDLFSRINDTTNDNMSYSVEVSYMEIYCERVRDLLNPKNKGNLRVREHPLMGPYVEDLSKLAVTSYNDIQDLMDSGNKARTVAATNMNETSSRSHAVFNIIFTQKRHDAETDITTEKVSKISLVDLAGSERADSTGAKGTRLKEGANINKSLTTLGKVISALAEMDSGPNKNKKKKKTDFIPYRDSVLTWLLRENLGGNSRTAMVAALSPADINYDETLSTLRYADRAKQIRCNAVINEDPNNKLIRELKDEVARLRDLLYAQGLGDIIDMTNAIAGISPSSSLSALSSRAASVASLHERIMFAPGSEEAIERLKETEKIIAELNETWEEKLRRTEAIRMEREALLAEMGVAMREDGGTLGVFSPKKTPHLVNLNEDPLMSECLLYYIKDGITRVGREDAEKRQDIVLSGHFIKEEHCLFRSDTKTGGEVIVTLEPCEGADTYVNGKKVTEPSILRSGNRIIMGKSHVFRFNHPEQARQERERTPCAETPAEPVDWAFAQRELLEKQGIDMKQEMEQRLQELEDQYRREREEANYLLEQQRLDYESKLEALQKQMDSRYYPEANEEEEEPEDEVQWTEREFELALWAFRKWKWYQFTSLRDLLWGNAIFLKEANAISVELKKKVQFQFVLLTDTLYSPLPPDLLPPDAAKDREKRPFPRTIVAVEVQDQKNGATHYWTLEKLRQRLDLMREMYDRAAEVPSSVIEDCDNVVTGGDPFYDRFPWFRLVGRAFVYLSNLLYPVPLVHRVAIVSEKGEVKGFLRVAVQAISADEEAPDYGSGVRQSGTAKISFDDQHFEKFQSESCPAVGMSRSGTSQEELRIVEGQGQVSDMGPSADEVNNNTCAVTPEDLLLDSPEKPVPDGPLETALDHLKLGSIFTFRVTVLQASSISAEYADIFCQFNFIHRHDEAFSTEPLKNTGRGPPLGFYHVQNIAVEVTKSFIEYIKSQPIVFEVFGHYQQHPFPPLCKDVLSPLRPSRRHFPRVMPLSKPVPATKLSTMTRPSAGPCQCKYDLMVFFEICELEANGDYIPAVVDHRGGMPCHGTFLLHQGIQRRITVTLVHETGSLIRWKEVRELVVGRIRNTPEADESLIDPNILSLNILSSGYIHPSQDDRISFGNDTRSFYQFETAWDSSMHNSLLLNRVTPYREKIYITLSAYIEMENCTQPAVITKDFCMVFYSRDAKLPASRSIRNLFGSGSLRASESNRVTGVYELSLCCVADAGSPGMQRRRRRVLDTSVAYVRGEENLAGWRPRSDSLILDHQWELEKLSLLQEVEKTRHYLLLREKLETTQRLGLETLSPCSSEDSESRSTSCVSTPLSVDGAPEGRTSPPETPSERQKELAVKCLRLLTHTFNREYSHSHVCISASESKLSEMSVTLMRDPSMPALGVTTLTPSSTCPSLVEGHYNAMEVRPPQVSSRAESPDLEPAVEGEQKKSPARRPEEEKEPQRLLVPDIQEIRVSPIVSKKGYLHFLEPHTNGWVKRFVVVRRPYVYIYNSDKDAVERAILNLSKAQVEYSEDQQAMLKTPNTFAVCTEHRGILLQASSDKDMHDWLYAFNPLLAGSIRSKLSRRRTAQMRI; this is encoded by the exons ATGGCGGGAGCATCTGTGAAGGTGGCGGTGCGCGTCCGGCCCTTCAACTCCCGGGAGATGAGCCGGGAATCTAAATGCATTATCCAGATGTCGGGAAGCACCACCA CTATCCTGAACCCGAAGCAGCCCAAAGAGACACCAAAAAGCTTCAGCTTTGACTATTCCTACTGGTCCCACACCACG CCCGCAGACATCAACTATGCATCTCAGAAGCAAGTGTACCGTGACATTGGTGAGGAGATGTTGCAACACGCCTTTGAAGGCTACAACGTCTGCATCTTCGCCTACGGGCAGACAGGTGCTGGAAAGTCCTACACCATGATGGGGAAGCAGGAGAAAGACCAGCAAGGAATCATCCCACAG CTGTGCGAAGACCTCTTCTCCCGCATCAATGACACGACAAACGACAACATGTCCTACTCTGTGGAG GTGAGCTACATGGAGATATACTGTGAGCGCGTGAGGGACCTCCTGAACCCCAAGAACAAGGGGAACCTGCGGGTGAGGGAGCATCCCCTTATGGGCCCGTATGTTGAGGACCTTTCCAAGCTGGCTGTGACCTCTTACAATGACATCCAGGACCTCATGGACTCTGGGAACAAGGCCCG CACGGTGGCTGCCACCAACATGAATGAGACCAGCAGCCGCTCCCATGCTGTGTTCAACATTATCTTCACACAGAAGCGGCATGACGCTGAGACGGACATCACCACTGAGAAG GTCAGCAAGATCAGCTTGGTGGACCTGGCAGGGAGTGAGCGAGCCGACTCCACTGGTGCGAAGGGCACAAGACTAAAG GAAGGAGCAAACATCAACAAGTCCTTGACCACATTGGGGAAAGTCATCTCTGCCCTGGCTGAAATG gATTCGGGGCCGAACAAG aacaaaaagaagaagaagacaGATTTCATCCCCTACCGGGACTCAGTGCTGACCTGGCTGCTGCGGGAGAACCTGG GGGGAAACTCCAGGACAGCCATGGTCGCTGCTCTGAGTCCTGCTGACATCAACTATGATGAGaccctcagcaccctcag GTACGCGGACCGTGCCAAGCAGATCCGCTGCAACGCCGTCATTAATGAGGACCCCAACAACAAGCTGATCCGGGAGCTGAAAGACGAGGTGGCACGCCTGCGTGACCTTCTCTACGCCCAGGGCCTCGGGGACATCATTGACA TGACCAATGCCATCGCCGGGATCAGCCCCTCTTCCTCCTTGTCAGCCTTGTCCAGCCGTGCTGCCTCTGTCGCCAGCCTCCACGAGCGCATCATGTTTGCTCCAGGCAGTGAAGAGGCAATCGAAAGGCTCAAG GAAACTGAGAAGATCATTGCAGAGCTGAATGAGACATGGGAGGAGAAGCTGCGAAGAACGGAAGCAATCCGGATGGAGag GGAAGCGTTGCTGGCTGAAATGGGGGTGGCCATGAGAGAGGACGGAGGCACCTTGGGTGTTTTCTCTCCTAAAAAG ACGCCACACTTGGTCAACCTGAATGAGGACCCGCTCATGTCCGAGTGTCTTCTCTACTACATTAAGGATGGGATAACAAG GGTTGGCCGGGAAGATGCAGAGAAGAGACAGGACATCGTTCTCAGTGGGCACTTCATTAAGGAAGAGCACTGCCTTTTCCGCAGCGACACCAAAACCGGCGGTGAAG TGATAGTGACCCTGGAGCCCTGTGAAGGCGCTGACACCTATGTGAATGGCAAAAAGGTGACAGAGCCCAGCATCCTGCGTTCAG GAAATCGCATCATCATGGGGAAGAGCCACGTCTTCCGCTTTAACCACCCCGAGCAGGCTCGGCAGGAGCGGGAGCGGACCCCGTGCGCCGAGACACCCGCTGAGCCTGTGGACTGGGCTTTTGCTCAAagagagctgctggagaagcagggCATCGACATGAAGCAGGAGATGGAGCAGCG GCTCCAGGAACTGGAGGACCAGTACCGGAGGGAGCGGGAGGAGGCGAATTACCTTCTtgagcagcagaggctg GACTATGAGAGCAAGTTGGAGGCTTTGCAGAAGCAGATGGACTCTCGGTATTACCCTGAGGCaaatgaggaagaggaagaaccTGAAGATGAAG TGCAGTGGACGGAGCGGGAGTTTGAGCTGGCCCTCTGGGCCTTTAGGAAGTGGAAGTGGTACCAGTTCACCTCCCTCCGTGACCTGCTCTGGGGCAATGCCATCTTCCTCAAGGAAGCCAACGCCATCAGTGTggagctgaagaaaaag gtCCAGTTCCAGTTCGTGCTCCTCACCGACACACTGTACTCGCCTCTCCCCCCTGACCTCCTGCCTCCTGATGCCGCCAAGGACCGGGAAAAGCGGCCGTTCCCTCGGACCATCGTGGCCGTAGAGGTGCAGGACCAGAAGAACGGGGCGACACATTATTGGACGCTGGAGAAGCTGAG gcaaCGCCTGGACTTAATGCGTGAAATGTATGACCGTGCAGCAGAAGTGCCTTCTAGTGTCATCGAGGACTGCGACAATGTGGTGACCGGTGGAGATCCTTTCTATGACCGCTTCCCCTGGTTCAGGCTGGTTGGCAG GGCCTTTGTCTACCTGAGCAACCTCCTCTATCCTGTGCCCCTGGTGCATCGCGTGGCCATCGTCAGCGAGAAGGGCGAGGTGAAGGGCTTCCTGCGTGTGGCCGTCCAGGCCATCTCAG CGGATGAGGAAGCCCCTGACTACGGCTCCGGTGTGCGGCAGTCGGGGACGGCCAAGATCTCTTTTGATGACCAGCACTTTGAGAAG TTCCAGTCAGAGTCTTGCCCAGCGGTGGGGATGTCTCGCTCGGGGACCTCCCAGGAGGAACTGCGCATTGTCGAAGGCCAGGGACAGGTCAGCGACATGGGTCCCTCTGCTGACGAAGTCAACAACAACACCTGTGCAG tGACCCCAGAGGACCTTCTCCTGGACAGTCCAGAGAAGCCTGTGCCGGATGGGCCATTGGAGACAGCTCTGGACCACCTGAAACTGGGCAGCATCTTTACTTTCCGTGTGACAGTCCTGCAAGcctccagcatctctgcagaATATGCAGACATCTTCTGCCAGTTCAA CTTCATCCATCGCCATGACGAGGCCTTTTCAACAGAACCCTTGAAGAACACGGGACGGGGGCCACCACTGGGTTTCTATCACGTCCAAAAT ATCGCTGTGGAGGTGACCAAGTCCTTCATTGAATACATCAAGAGTCAGCCGATTGTATTTGAAGTCTTTGGGCACTACCAGCAGCACCCGTTCCCACCCCTCTGCAAGGACGTCCTGAG CCCACTGAGGCCGTCCCGGCGCCACTTCCCCCGTGTGATGCCGCTCTCCAAACCAG TGCCTGCGACAAAGCTGAGCACCATGACTCGGCCCAGCGCTGGTCCGTGCCAGTGCAAGTATGACCTGATGGTCTTCTTTGAGATCTGTGAGCTGGAGGCCAACGGCGA CTACATTCCTGCTGTCGTGGACCACCGTGGAGGCATGCCATGCCACGGGACCTTCCTTCTCCACCAG GGCATCCAGAGGAGAATCACCGTCACCTTGGTGCATGAAACGGGCAGCCTCATCCGCTGGAAGGAAGTGCGTGAGCTGGTCGTGG gtcGGATCCGGAACACCCCAGAAGCAGATGAGTCTCTCATTGACCCCAACATCTTGTCTCTGAACATCCTCTCCTCTGGGTACATCCACCCCTCCCAGGATGACCG CATTTCGTTCGGAAATGACACTAG GAGCTTCTACCAGTTTGAGACAGCGTGGGATAGCTCCATGCACAACTCGCTGCTGCTCAACCGTGTCACCCCGTACCGGGAGAAAATCTACATCACTCTTTCTGCCTACATTGAG aTGGAGAACTGCACTCAGCCTGCCGTCATCACCAAAGACTTCTGCATGGTTTTCTACTCCCGGGATGCCAAGCTTCCTGCCTCCCGCTCCATCCGCAACCTTTTTGGCAGTGGCAGCCTGCGGGCTTCTGAGAG CAACCGTGTGACGGGAGTCTATGAGCTCAGCCTCTGCTGTGTGGCTGACGCTGGCAGCCCAG GTATGCAGAGACGGCGCCGGCGTGTGCTGGACACCTCTGTAGCCTACGTGCGGGGAGAGGAGAACCTGGCTGGCTGGCGGCCCCGCAGCGACAGCCTCATCCTCGACCATCAGTGGGAGCTGGAGAAACTCAGCCTCCTGCAAGAA gtGGAGAAGACAAGGCACTACCTGCTCCTGCGTGAGAAGCTGGAGACGACCCAGCGCCTGGGCCTGGAGACCCtgtccccctgctccagtgAGGACTCCGAGTCCCGAAGCACCTCCTGCGTCTCTACCCCGCTTTCTGTTGACGGGGCCCCTGAGGGCCGCACCTCTCCCCCTGAGACCCCCAGCGAGAGACAGAAGGAGCTGGCCGTGAAG TGCTTACGCCTGCTCACACACACCTTCAACAGGGAGTACAGCCACAGCCACGTCTGCATTAGCGCCAGTGAGAGCAAG CTGTCCGAAATGTCTGTGACCCTGATGAGAGACCCCTCCATGCCAGCCCTTGGGGTCACCACTCTCACCCCCTCCTCAACCTGCCCGTCACTGGTGGAAGGACACTACAACGCCATGGAGGTCAG ACCCCCCCAGGTCTCTTCCAGGGCAGAGAGCCCTGACCTTGAGCCTGCAGTAGAAGGAGAGCAGAAGAAGTCCCCAGCCCGCCGGcctgaggaggagaaggagccCCAGCGTTTGCTGGTGCCTGACATCCAAGAGATTCGGGTCAG CCCCATCGTCTCCAAAAAGGGCTACTTGCACTTCCTGGAGCCCCACACCAATGGGTGGGTGAAGCGCTTTGTGGTGGTCCGACGCCCATATGTCTACATCTACAACTCGGACAAGGATGCAGTTGAGAGGGCCATACTAAATCTCTCCAAGGCCCAGGTGGAGTACAGCGAGGACCAGCAGGCCATGCTCAAG ACCCCGAACACGTTCGCAGTGTGCACAGAGCACCGGGGCATCCTGCTGCAGGCAAGCAGTGACAAGGACATGCACGACTGGCTCTACGCCTTCAACCCCCTCCTGGCTGGGTCCATAAG ATCAAAGCTGTCCAGAAGGA
- the KIF1A gene encoding kinesin-like protein KIF1A isoform X22 — protein MAGASVKVAVRVRPFNSREMSRESKCIIQMSGSTTTILNPKQPKETPKSFSFDYSYWSHTTPADINYASQKQVYRDIGEEMLQHAFEGYNVCIFAYGQTGAGKSYTMMGKQEKDQQGIIPQLCEDLFSRINDTTNDNMSYSVEVSYMEIYCERVRDLLNPKNKGNLRVREHPLMGPYVEDLSKLAVTSYNDIQDLMDSGNKARTVAATNMNETSSRSHAVFNIIFTQKRHDAETDITTEKVSKISLVDLAGSERADSTGAKGTRLKEGANINKSLTTLGKVISALAEMDSGPNKNKKKKKTDFIPYRDSVLTWLLRENLGGNSRTAMVAALSPADINYDETLSTLRYADRAKQIRCNAVINEDPNNKLIRELKDEVARLRDLLYAQGLGDIIDMTNAIAGISPSSSLSALSSRAASVASLHERIMFAPGSEEAIERLKETEKIIAELNETWEEKLRRTEAIRMEREALLAEMGVAMREDGGTLGVFSPKKTPHLVNLNEDPLMSECLLYYIKDGITRVGREDAEKRQDIVLSGHFIKEEHCLFRSDTKTGGEVIVTLEPCEGADTYVNGKKVTEPSILRSGNRIIMGKSHVFRFNHPEQARQERERTPCAETPAEPVDWAFAQRELLEKQGIDMKQEMEQRLQELEDQYRREREEANYLLEQQRLDYESKLEALQKQMDSRYYPEANEEEEEPEDEVQWTEREFELALWAFRKWKWYQFTSLRDLLWGNAIFLKEANAISVELKKKVQFQFVLLTDTLYSPLPPDLLPPDAAKDREKRPFPRTIVAVEVQDQKNGATHYWTLEKLRQRLDLMREMYDRAAEVPSSVIEDCDNVVTGGDPFYDRFPWFRLVGRAFVYLSNLLYPVPLVHRVAIVSEKGEVKGFLRVAVQAISADEEAPDYGSGVRQSGTAKISFDDQHFEKFQSESCPAVGMSRSGTSQEELRIVEGQGQVSDMGPSADEVNNNTCAVTPEDLLLDSPEKPVPDGPLETALDHLKLGSIFTFRVTVLQASSISAEYADIFCQFNFIHRHDEAFSTEPLKNTGRGPPLGFYHVQNIAVEVTKSFIEYIKSQPIVFEVFGHYQQHPFPPLCKDVLSPLRPSRRHFPRVMPLSKPVPATKLSTMTRPSAGPCQCKYDLMVFFEICELEANGDYIPAVVDHRGGMPCHGTFLLHQGIQRRITVTLVHETGSLIRWKEVRELVVGRIRNTPEADESLIDPNILSLNILSSGYIHPSQDDRQFLDSDMPSISFGNDTRSFYQFETAWDSSMHNSLLLNRVTPYREKIYITLSAYIEMENCTQPAVITKDFCMVFYSRDAKLPASRSIRNLFGSGSLRASESNRVTGVYELSLCCVADAGSPGMQRRRRRVLDTSVAYVRGEENLAGWRPRSDSLILDHQWELEKLSLLQEVEKTRHYLLLREKLETTQRLGLETLSPCSSEDSESRSTSCVSTPLSVDGAPEGRTSPPETPSERQKELAVKCLRLLTHTFNREYSHSHVCISASESKLSEMSVTLMRDPSMPALGVTTLTPSSTCPSLVEGHYNAMEVRPPQVSSRAESPDLEPAVEGEQKKSPARRPEEEKEPQRLLVPDIQEIRVSPIVSKKGYLHFLEPHTNGWVKRFVVVRRPYVYIYNSDKDAVERAILNLSKAQVEYSEDQQAMLKTPNTFAVCTEHRGILLQASSDKDMHDWLYAFNPLLAGSIRSKLSRRRTAQMRI, from the exons ATGGCGGGAGCATCTGTGAAGGTGGCGGTGCGCGTCCGGCCCTTCAACTCCCGGGAGATGAGCCGGGAATCTAAATGCATTATCCAGATGTCGGGAAGCACCACCA CTATCCTGAACCCGAAGCAGCCCAAAGAGACACCAAAAAGCTTCAGCTTTGACTATTCCTACTGGTCCCACACCACG CCCGCAGACATCAACTATGCATCTCAGAAGCAAGTGTACCGTGACATTGGTGAGGAGATGTTGCAACACGCCTTTGAAGGCTACAACGTCTGCATCTTCGCCTACGGGCAGACAGGTGCTGGAAAGTCCTACACCATGATGGGGAAGCAGGAGAAAGACCAGCAAGGAATCATCCCACAG CTGTGCGAAGACCTCTTCTCCCGCATCAATGACACGACAAACGACAACATGTCCTACTCTGTGGAG GTGAGCTACATGGAGATATACTGTGAGCGCGTGAGGGACCTCCTGAACCCCAAGAACAAGGGGAACCTGCGGGTGAGGGAGCATCCCCTTATGGGCCCGTATGTTGAGGACCTTTCCAAGCTGGCTGTGACCTCTTACAATGACATCCAGGACCTCATGGACTCTGGGAACAAGGCCCG CACGGTGGCTGCCACCAACATGAATGAGACCAGCAGCCGCTCCCATGCTGTGTTCAACATTATCTTCACACAGAAGCGGCATGACGCTGAGACGGACATCACCACTGAGAAG GTCAGCAAGATCAGCTTGGTGGACCTGGCAGGGAGTGAGCGAGCCGACTCCACTGGTGCGAAGGGCACAAGACTAAAG GAAGGAGCAAACATCAACAAGTCCTTGACCACATTGGGGAAAGTCATCTCTGCCCTGGCTGAAATG gATTCGGGGCCGAACAAG aacaaaaagaagaagaagacaGATTTCATCCCCTACCGGGACTCAGTGCTGACCTGGCTGCTGCGGGAGAACCTGG GGGGAAACTCCAGGACAGCCATGGTCGCTGCTCTGAGTCCTGCTGACATCAACTATGATGAGaccctcagcaccctcag GTACGCGGACCGTGCCAAGCAGATCCGCTGCAACGCCGTCATTAATGAGGACCCCAACAACAAGCTGATCCGGGAGCTGAAAGACGAGGTGGCACGCCTGCGTGACCTTCTCTACGCCCAGGGCCTCGGGGACATCATTGACA TGACCAATGCCATCGCCGGGATCAGCCCCTCTTCCTCCTTGTCAGCCTTGTCCAGCCGTGCTGCCTCTGTCGCCAGCCTCCACGAGCGCATCATGTTTGCTCCAGGCAGTGAAGAGGCAATCGAAAGGCTCAAG GAAACTGAGAAGATCATTGCAGAGCTGAATGAGACATGGGAGGAGAAGCTGCGAAGAACGGAAGCAATCCGGATGGAGag GGAAGCGTTGCTGGCTGAAATGGGGGTGGCCATGAGAGAGGACGGAGGCACCTTGGGTGTTTTCTCTCCTAAAAAG ACGCCACACTTGGTCAACCTGAATGAGGACCCGCTCATGTCCGAGTGTCTTCTCTACTACATTAAGGATGGGATAACAAG GGTTGGCCGGGAAGATGCAGAGAAGAGACAGGACATCGTTCTCAGTGGGCACTTCATTAAGGAAGAGCACTGCCTTTTCCGCAGCGACACCAAAACCGGCGGTGAAG TGATAGTGACCCTGGAGCCCTGTGAAGGCGCTGACACCTATGTGAATGGCAAAAAGGTGACAGAGCCCAGCATCCTGCGTTCAG GAAATCGCATCATCATGGGGAAGAGCCACGTCTTCCGCTTTAACCACCCCGAGCAGGCTCGGCAGGAGCGGGAGCGGACCCCGTGCGCCGAGACACCCGCTGAGCCTGTGGACTGGGCTTTTGCTCAAagagagctgctggagaagcagggCATCGACATGAAGCAGGAGATGGAGCAGCG GCTCCAGGAACTGGAGGACCAGTACCGGAGGGAGCGGGAGGAGGCGAATTACCTTCTtgagcagcagaggctg GACTATGAGAGCAAGTTGGAGGCTTTGCAGAAGCAGATGGACTCTCGGTATTACCCTGAGGCaaatgaggaagaggaagaaccTGAAGATGAAG TGCAGTGGACGGAGCGGGAGTTTGAGCTGGCCCTCTGGGCCTTTAGGAAGTGGAAGTGGTACCAGTTCACCTCCCTCCGTGACCTGCTCTGGGGCAATGCCATCTTCCTCAAGGAAGCCAACGCCATCAGTGTggagctgaagaaaaag gtCCAGTTCCAGTTCGTGCTCCTCACCGACACACTGTACTCGCCTCTCCCCCCTGACCTCCTGCCTCCTGATGCCGCCAAGGACCGGGAAAAGCGGCCGTTCCCTCGGACCATCGTGGCCGTAGAGGTGCAGGACCAGAAGAACGGGGCGACACATTATTGGACGCTGGAGAAGCTGAG gcaaCGCCTGGACTTAATGCGTGAAATGTATGACCGTGCAGCAGAAGTGCCTTCTAGTGTCATCGAGGACTGCGACAATGTGGTGACCGGTGGAGATCCTTTCTATGACCGCTTCCCCTGGTTCAGGCTGGTTGGCAG GGCCTTTGTCTACCTGAGCAACCTCCTCTATCCTGTGCCCCTGGTGCATCGCGTGGCCATCGTCAGCGAGAAGGGCGAGGTGAAGGGCTTCCTGCGTGTGGCCGTCCAGGCCATCTCAG CGGATGAGGAAGCCCCTGACTACGGCTCCGGTGTGCGGCAGTCGGGGACGGCCAAGATCTCTTTTGATGACCAGCACTTTGAGAAG TTCCAGTCAGAGTCTTGCCCAGCGGTGGGGATGTCTCGCTCGGGGACCTCCCAGGAGGAACTGCGCATTGTCGAAGGCCAGGGACAGGTCAGCGACATGGGTCCCTCTGCTGACGAAGTCAACAACAACACCTGTGCAG tGACCCCAGAGGACCTTCTCCTGGACAGTCCAGAGAAGCCTGTGCCGGATGGGCCATTGGAGACAGCTCTGGACCACCTGAAACTGGGCAGCATCTTTACTTTCCGTGTGACAGTCCTGCAAGcctccagcatctctgcagaATATGCAGACATCTTCTGCCAGTTCAA CTTCATCCATCGCCATGACGAGGCCTTTTCAACAGAACCCTTGAAGAACACGGGACGGGGGCCACCACTGGGTTTCTATCACGTCCAAAAT ATCGCTGTGGAGGTGACCAAGTCCTTCATTGAATACATCAAGAGTCAGCCGATTGTATTTGAAGTCTTTGGGCACTACCAGCAGCACCCGTTCCCACCCCTCTGCAAGGACGTCCTGAG CCCACTGAGGCCGTCCCGGCGCCACTTCCCCCGTGTGATGCCGCTCTCCAAACCAG TGCCTGCGACAAAGCTGAGCACCATGACTCGGCCCAGCGCTGGTCCGTGCCAGTGCAAGTATGACCTGATGGTCTTCTTTGAGATCTGTGAGCTGGAGGCCAACGGCGA CTACATTCCTGCTGTCGTGGACCACCGTGGAGGCATGCCATGCCACGGGACCTTCCTTCTCCACCAG GGCATCCAGAGGAGAATCACCGTCACCTTGGTGCATGAAACGGGCAGCCTCATCCGCTGGAAGGAAGTGCGTGAGCTGGTCGTGG gtcGGATCCGGAACACCCCAGAAGCAGATGAGTCTCTCATTGACCCCAACATCTTGTCTCTGAACATCCTCTCCTCTGGGTACATCCACCCCTCCCAGGATGACCG GCAGTTTCTTGATTCGGATATGCCTAG CATTTCGTTCGGAAATGACACTAG GAGCTTCTACCAGTTTGAGACAGCGTGGGATAGCTCCATGCACAACTCGCTGCTGCTCAACCGTGTCACCCCGTACCGGGAGAAAATCTACATCACTCTTTCTGCCTACATTGAG aTGGAGAACTGCACTCAGCCTGCCGTCATCACCAAAGACTTCTGCATGGTTTTCTACTCCCGGGATGCCAAGCTTCCTGCCTCCCGCTCCATCCGCAACCTTTTTGGCAGTGGCAGCCTGCGGGCTTCTGAGAG CAACCGTGTGACGGGAGTCTATGAGCTCAGCCTCTGCTGTGTGGCTGACGCTGGCAGCCCAG GTATGCAGAGACGGCGCCGGCGTGTGCTGGACACCTCTGTAGCCTACGTGCGGGGAGAGGAGAACCTGGCTGGCTGGCGGCCCCGCAGCGACAGCCTCATCCTCGACCATCAGTGGGAGCTGGAGAAACTCAGCCTCCTGCAAGAA gtGGAGAAGACAAGGCACTACCTGCTCCTGCGTGAGAAGCTGGAGACGACCCAGCGCCTGGGCCTGGAGACCCtgtccccctgctccagtgAGGACTCCGAGTCCCGAAGCACCTCCTGCGTCTCTACCCCGCTTTCTGTTGACGGGGCCCCTGAGGGCCGCACCTCTCCCCCTGAGACCCCCAGCGAGAGACAGAAGGAGCTGGCCGTGAAG TGCTTACGCCTGCTCACACACACCTTCAACAGGGAGTACAGCCACAGCCACGTCTGCATTAGCGCCAGTGAGAGCAAG CTGTCCGAAATGTCTGTGACCCTGATGAGAGACCCCTCCATGCCAGCCCTTGGGGTCACCACTCTCACCCCCTCCTCAACCTGCCCGTCACTGGTGGAAGGACACTACAACGCCATGGAGGTCAG ACCCCCCCAGGTCTCTTCCAGGGCAGAGAGCCCTGACCTTGAGCCTGCAGTAGAAGGAGAGCAGAAGAAGTCCCCAGCCCGCCGGcctgaggaggagaaggagccCCAGCGTTTGCTGGTGCCTGACATCCAAGAGATTCGGGTCAG CCCCATCGTCTCCAAAAAGGGCTACTTGCACTTCCTGGAGCCCCACACCAATGGGTGGGTGAAGCGCTTTGTGGTGGTCCGACGCCCATATGTCTACATCTACAACTCGGACAAGGATGCAGTTGAGAGGGCCATACTAAATCTCTCCAAGGCCCAGGTGGAGTACAGCGAGGACCAGCAGGCCATGCTCAAG ACCCCGAACACGTTCGCAGTGTGCACAGAGCACCGGGGCATCCTGCTGCAGGCAAGCAGTGACAAGGACATGCACGACTGGCTCTACGCCTTCAACCCCCTCCTGGCTGGGTCCATAAG ATCAAAGCTGTCCAGAAGGA